The following is a genomic window from Pirellulales bacterium.
CCGCCGCCACCATCGTTTTCAAAGTCCCCAATCCAATGGTAGGCACGTCAAATCGCATATCTTGCTGGGGCTTGGCCAATTTGACGACCGTGAAACCGCCGCCCGGGCAAAGTGTCGCAGCCCGCCGAATACACTCATCAGTGCCTTCGATCGCCTCCACCGCCAGACAGGCCCGATCTTTGACCACCACACTCTGTCCAATATCTAGCCGGCCCATCTCCTTGGCCAAATGCCAGCCGAACGCAATGTCTGCTTGTTGCGATTTCGTCGGACCCAGCTGCGTTAGCTGTCCAACTCTCACGAGTAACTCCGGGACAAAATCCGTGGCGGGTTGAATGCAAATTCCTGCTTCTTCGAACGCCTCCACCACGGCCAACAGCAGCGTGTCGTCGCGGCGGTCCTTTTTCGTTGCGATAAAGTGCGACCAGAAAATTCGGATCGTCCGCCAATCGGGCCACAGCTTCAGCCATATTTTTGGCTGCAACAATTTCAGTTTGAAAACTTTTCCAGCCATCACGGCATGCTGCACCTGATGACGTTTGAAGAAGCGGATGGCGTGACCAATTCTTGCCACGCCGGTCCATTGCAGCTCGGTGCAGACTTGTGCCAGCGCCGGATCAGCGTGATCGACCAGCGCCACGCAATAAACGCTGCTGCCGGCCCGACGAAGCGACTCGGCCACTTTCATCGGATATTGGCCCCAGCCGGCAATCAGGCCGATGCGTTCTGGATTCGCACGCTGGTCTGCGGCGTTGCCGCTCGCAAACGTGCGCATCATGTTTTTTTCGGCCGACCCCGGACGAACGCCGTTTGCCTCTACGCCCGTGTCGCCGTTATCCATAACATTCTCTACGCTGGGGGGCTATGCAGCCTCGCTGCGGCGGTCTTTGTCGCAACGTCCCGCGGCTTGCAACAATTCATCCATTTGGCGTTGCAGTTCCTTTAGTTGCTTGCGCATTTCCGGCAATTTCGAAATGGTGGCAAACAGCAGTTTTTGCTCGCGCTCCGGCACGGCCGGCGTTCCCAGCATGCGCACGCCGTCGCGCACATCGCCCGATACTCCAGCTTTGGCGCCTAAGACCGCCCCGGCGCCAATGTGTACATGATCGCGCACTCCCACCTGGCCCGCCATCACGACGTAATCGCCCGTCGTGGTGCTGCCAGCCACGCCGACCTGCGAACAAATCAAGTTGTGCCGGCCGATCCGGCAATTATGGGCAATCATCACAAGGTTGTCGATCTTCGTCCCCTCGCCGATGTAAGTTGCGCCATAAGTGCCGCGATCGATCGTGCTGCCCGCGCCTACTTCTACGTCCGGCCCCAGTTCCACGAAGCCTAACTGCGAGCTCAGCACGTGCCGGCCTTCTACCAACTTGTATCCAAATCCGTACGCTCCCAAGACTACTCCCGCGTGAATAATGCACCGCGGTCCCACGCGGGTGTTTTCGTATAAAACCGCTCCTGAAAAAATCGTGACCTGTTCGCCGATGCGGCATCCGTCATGAACATGCACGCCGCTGTGAATAACCGTGCCGGCGCCGATTTCCACCTCGTCGCCGATCGTCGCCCCGCCATGAACGTCGACCGCCCCGACAATGTTCGCGCTACGGCTGACAATGGCCTGGGGACTAATTCCCGGGTGGCTCACGGTGCGCGCCGGCCGAAATTGATTTGCAATCAGGGCAAAGGCGGCGTGCACGTCGCGCACTTGAATCGCCGGCCTATCGACCGGCTCAAAACCTAACGGCACTACCACGGCCCCTGCCGCACTTCGCGCCAAAAAATGGGCCTTCTCCGCCGAATCAAGCAGCGTAATATCGTTGCGGCCGGCAACATTCAGCGTATTGAAGCCCGCAATCCGCAGCGCGCAATCGCCCAACACCTTTCCAGACACGACTCGCGCTAAATCGCCCAGTGTGGTAATCAATTTGGAATCCCTTCCAAAGGGGCCGCACGCTCAAGATCAGCGACCCTCACAACCTTGCACCCCCTGCCAAATCCTGCGGGGGAAACCAATCTAACCCGTGCCTGCTAAGCGAATCAAGATCGTTTCATGTACCCCAAATCTGGCGGCATTCTCGCATCGAATGCGACCCCGTTCCCCTCGCTTACCGCCGGCCAGGCACGAAACCACTGTCCCCCAAGAAAAGTTAGTTCCCGCGTTAAAAAACGCCTTTATAGGCGAGAAATCAAGCCCGTATCCAATGCCAGCACAAACAACATGAGCGATAGCAGAAAAATCATGCCCGCGTAGGTAAACCCAATCACCACGCGTTCGCTGGCCGGCTTGCCGCGCAAACCTTCATACAGCAAAAACACCATGTGTCCCCCGTCCAGCACGGGAATTGGCAGAAAGTTCACCACCGCCAAATTCGCGCTCAGCAACGTCAGGAACAACAAGAATTTGGCAAAACCTTGCTGCGCCTCGTAACCTGCCTGTTGGATAATGCCGACCGGGCCGGAAAGCATCGTCACGGGAATTTGAGTCCCAATCTTTTGCAAGAAATGAAACACCATGAGCAGCGAGTCGACCGTTTGGGCGCCTCCGGCTCGAATGGCCTCCCCCAACGATCCAGCCTGATGCATCACCGTCATCGGCGTGAGGTTAAATCCGCGCAATGGCGAGTGCATGACCTTTCCCGTTTCGTCTTTGAACTCCGCTAAGCCCGCCTCCACGCTCTGCGTTTTATCCCCCCGTTTCACTGCAAATTGCACCTTCGTATCCGGGTCAATCGTCGGTAAAAAATCCAGAACGAAGCCTGGCCACGATAGGCGTTTGCCAAAATCGAATGACCTTTCCGGCGGAGGTTCCTCATCCTCGTAGGTGTACGGTGGATTGCGCTTTGGCGGGCTGATCAATTTTCCCGATACAATTTCGTCCCCCGGTTGAATATCGGCCAACGCCGCGGGGCTGTTCGGCTGTACCGCAACGATCGTGGTGGGCACTTCGCAAGCCACGCCCAAAGTCGCCAAAGGCAACGGCGACATTTCCTGCGGAACATCGGTAAATTCAGGAACCCGTAAAGCAATTTTGACCGTGCGTGTTTTGGCTTCCGCTGTGGATTTCTGCGCTTCGTCTCCTGCCTTAGATTCAATTTCCAAACTCACCGTTTTTCCGGCCGCCGCCATTTGACGCAAGCGATATTCCAGCGTGAGTGGATTGCCCACGGGCTGGCCGTCGATCGAAATCATTCGATCTCCCACTCGCAGGCCAGCCTGTTCTGCAGGGGAGTTGTTTTGCACCGCCGTGATTGGCCCCAGCGGCATCACCAAACCAAAGTCTCGCAACGGGGTAGTCTCCACGCGGACTACGATTTTCTCGTCCGGTTGTTTCTCATCACCGCCTTTAGAGTCGCCTTGATCTTTCGCGGCTCGTTGCACGGTGACCTCAATCGGTTCATCCACGTATTTAGCCAGCGCCAAATCCAAATCACGATAGGAGTGAATTGGCGTGTCATTGA
Proteins encoded in this region:
- the lpxD gene encoding UDP-3-O-(3-hydroxymyristoyl)glucosamine N-acyltransferase, whose translation is MITTLGDLARVVSGKVLGDCALRIAGFNTLNVAGRNDITLLDSAEKAHFLARSAAGAVVVPLGFEPVDRPAIQVRDVHAAFALIANQFRPARTVSHPGISPQAIVSRSANIVGAVDVHGGATIGDEVEIGAGTVIHSGVHVHDGCRIGEQVTIFSGAVLYENTRVGPRCIIHAGVVLGAYGFGYKLVEGRHVLSSQLGFVELGPDVEVGAGSTIDRGTYGATYIGEGTKIDNLVMIAHNCRIGRHNLICSQVGVAGSTTTGDYVVMAGQVGVRDHVHIGAGAVLGAKAGVSGDVRDGVRMLGTPAVPEREQKLLFATISKLPEMRKQLKELQRQMDELLQAAGRCDKDRRSEAA
- the lpxI gene encoding UDP-2,3-diacylglucosamine diphosphatase LpxI (LpxI, functionally equivalent to LpxH, replaces it in LPS biosynthesis in a minority of bacteria.); this encodes MDNGDTGVEANGVRPGSAEKNMMRTFASGNAADQRANPERIGLIAGWGQYPMKVAESLRRAGSSVYCVALVDHADPALAQVCTELQWTGVARIGHAIRFFKRHQVQHAVMAGKVFKLKLLQPKIWLKLWPDWRTIRIFWSHFIATKKDRRDDTLLLAVVEAFEEAGICIQPATDFVPELLVRVGQLTQLGPTKSQQADIAFGWHLAKEMGRLDIGQSVVVKDRACLAVEAIEGTDECIRRAATLCPGGGFTVVKLAKPQQDMRFDVPTIGLGTLKTMVAAGAKMLVVEGAKTILVDEAEFIAFANQQKLIVVSLDNPGTACGESSDRAA
- a CDS encoding site-2 protease family protein gives rise to the protein MHLIAANWMTWLATPANWPVVLAVAGGLGFVVFVHELGHFFVAKACGVKCEKFYLGFDIYGLKLCKFQWGETEYGIGILPLGGYVKMLGQDDNPARMAEETRRSQMKSQSAAYASDRAPPMTHGDLPSEPVSDLHAPYDPRSYMAQSVPKRMAIISAGVIMNVIFAFIMATVAYGLGVPEIPCIVGGTVVGSAAWQANLQPGDKITRIAGLEHPRFEELKTSVTLGDVDKGIPFTILRAADDKLENVRLFPDSSLGLPMIGISSAAEPQIVDRPGFHPSAIFSPARSATPAFEPGDKIVQINDTPIHSYRDLDLALAKYVDEPIEVTVQRAAKDQGDSKGGDEKQPDEKIVVRVETTPLRDFGLVMPLGPITAVQNNSPAEQAGLRVGDRMISIDGQPVGNPLTLEYRLRQMAAAGKTVSLEIESKAGDEAQKSTAEAKTRTVKIALRVPEFTDVPQEMSPLPLATLGVACEVPTTIVAVQPNSPAALADIQPGDEIVSGKLISPPKRNPPYTYEDEEPPPERSFDFGKRLSWPGFVLDFLPTIDPDTKVQFAVKRGDKTQSVEAGLAEFKDETGKVMHSPLRGFNLTPMTVMHQAGSLGEAIRAGGAQTVDSLLMVFHFLQKIGTQIPVTMLSGPVGIIQQAGYEAQQGFAKFLLFLTLLSANLAVVNFLPIPVLDGGHMVFLLYEGLRGKPASERVVIGFTYAGMIFLLSLMLFVLALDTGLISRL